In Opitutaceae bacterium TAV5, one genomic interval encodes:
- a CDS encoding N-terminal cleavage protein has translation MHSIIRQSPRVSRVRAFTLIELLTVIAIIGILAAIIIPTVGRVRASARTVTCKSNLRQIAIAALMFADERGFYPPSRAVQNGGSGVAASDNNNAGSLLWPQTLRPYLGSKTQLNADKIYGTGNAVGVCPGRLYIPPVAEETNLVSYAAHPAIMVDDSKDSAGIGKKPLRQGAVPRPTQVILFADAAQQTQGGAQSNFYNVTEATSTVATDSSGATPIATSSDEPDPTSKAIFRYRHPGDTINVAFVDGHVGQFKKGEILGRNVHIGY, from the coding sequence ATGCACTCCATCATCCGCCAATCCCCGCGTGTTTCCCGCGTTCGCGCCTTCACGCTCATCGAACTGCTGACCGTCATCGCCATCATCGGCATCCTCGCCGCCATTATCATCCCGACGGTCGGGCGTGTGCGCGCCTCGGCACGCACCGTCACCTGCAAAAGCAACCTCCGCCAGATCGCCATCGCCGCGCTGATGTTCGCCGACGAACGCGGTTTTTATCCGCCATCCCGCGCCGTCCAGAACGGCGGCAGCGGCGTCGCCGCTTCTGACAACAACAACGCGGGCTCCCTGCTCTGGCCGCAAACCCTGCGCCCCTACCTCGGCTCGAAAACACAACTGAATGCGGACAAGATTTACGGCACGGGCAACGCCGTCGGCGTCTGTCCGGGGCGGCTCTACATACCCCCGGTTGCGGAGGAAACCAACCTCGTTTCGTATGCCGCACACCCCGCAATCATGGTGGACGACAGCAAGGACAGTGCGGGTATAGGCAAAAAGCCCCTGCGGCAAGGCGCGGTTCCACGTCCCACCCAGGTCATCCTGTTCGCCGACGCCGCGCAACAGACTCAGGGCGGCGCGCAATCCAACTTCTACAACGTCACCGAGGCAACCAGCACCGTGGCCACCGATTCCTCCGGTGCCACGCCCATCGCCACCAGCAGCGACGAACCCGACCCCACCTCCAAGGCCATTTTCCGCTACCGCCATCCGGGCGACACCATCAACGTCGCCTTCGTTGACGGCCACGTCGGCCAGTTTAAAAAAGGCGAAATCCTCGGTCGCAACGTCCACATCGGCTATTGA
- a CDS encoding anchor protein, whose translation MNITRKLLPAFAVVLSVATLPAATLVTWDFEGSTNSAILESCTAIEGITASAVGTHNLNNVLRNNTSYVSTAITVSPATAITTGYSFPNTFTNAAYLSFSLTVAEGYTLSIDSVSLQAASGSGNASDSSVRAFYVLSSLTGFGNESDKILLQGSNADGLPTRADGTLKDFSTPLSSSVYQSIVGGTTVEFRIYIQAAGNTQNLEFDNFTLTGSLTAIPEPASAALLLGLIACAGLLFIRRR comes from the coding sequence ATGAACATTACCCGCAAACTCCTTCCGGCATTCGCCGTCGTGCTCTCGGTCGCCACGCTTCCCGCCGCCACGCTCGTCACGTGGGATTTCGAAGGCAGCACCAACAGCGCCATCCTGGAATCCTGTACGGCCATCGAAGGCATCACGGCTTCCGCCGTCGGGACCCACAATCTCAACAACGTCCTCCGCAACAACACCAGCTATGTCTCCACGGCGATCACCGTCTCGCCCGCCACGGCGATCACCACCGGCTACAGCTTTCCCAACACCTTCACCAACGCCGCGTATCTCTCCTTCTCTCTAACGGTCGCCGAAGGTTACACGCTTTCCATCGACTCCGTCTCCCTTCAGGCCGCGTCAGGTTCGGGTAACGCATCCGACTCGAGTGTCCGCGCTTTTTATGTCCTCTCGTCCCTCACCGGATTCGGCAACGAGAGTGACAAGATTCTCCTTCAGGGATCGAATGCCGATGGCCTTCCAACCCGTGCCGACGGTACGCTAAAGGACTTTTCCACTCCTCTTTCGTCTTCCGTTTACCAGAGCATCGTCGGCGGCACCACGGTCGAGTTTCGCATCTATATCCAGGCCGCTGGCAACACGCAAAACCTTGAGTTCGACAACTTCACCCTCACCGGCTCCCTGACCGCCATCCCCGAGCCCGCATCAGCTGCTCTTCTCCTCGGCCTGATTGCCTGCGCCGGTTTGCTTTTCATCCGTCGTCGTTAA
- a CDS encoding lipase, with product MTLRSRFPIPALLAVIIGVCSHGHAQESAAVPKPTLANVPYGQHERQVLDFYQATPDQAGKANSGKTPLLFFIHGGGWMTGDKANPDFLAKCTESGISVVSINYRLIPDASAAGISPPVKACLDDAARALQFVRSKADEWRIDKERIGGCGGSAGGFTALWLAFHPDTAEPASPDPVSRESTRLRCVLAFVPQTSLDPRQMQAWIPNIQYGNHAFGLGSMQEFLEKRERLLPWIQRFSPYTLASPGDPPVLLFYDNPPNLGQPYKDPPHSANFGAGLAEKLEAAGIEHEINYNNDYSRMKWPDLFGFLLEKLKRNDTR from the coding sequence ATGACACTTCGCTCCCGTTTCCCCATCCCTGCACTCCTTGCGGTCATAATCGGGGTTTGTTCACATGGGCACGCGCAAGAATCCGCTGCCGTGCCAAAGCCAACTCTGGCAAATGTGCCCTATGGCCAACACGAACGGCAGGTGCTGGATTTTTATCAAGCGACGCCGGATCAGGCAGGCAAGGCCAACTCCGGCAAGACGCCGCTCCTGTTTTTCATCCACGGTGGAGGCTGGATGACCGGAGACAAGGCCAACCCGGACTTTCTGGCCAAGTGCACCGAATCCGGGATTTCGGTCGTTTCGATCAACTACCGCCTGATTCCGGATGCCAGCGCCGCAGGGATCAGCCCCCCGGTGAAGGCATGCCTGGACGATGCGGCGCGCGCGCTCCAGTTCGTGCGCAGCAAGGCGGATGAATGGCGCATCGACAAGGAGCGGATCGGCGGCTGCGGGGGATCGGCCGGCGGGTTCACCGCCCTGTGGCTGGCCTTTCATCCCGATACGGCGGAGCCGGCGAGTCCCGATCCCGTTTCGCGCGAGTCCACGCGCCTGCGCTGCGTATTGGCATTCGTCCCACAGACTTCGCTGGATCCCCGGCAGATGCAGGCATGGATTCCGAATATCCAGTACGGCAACCACGCCTTCGGACTGGGCAGCATGCAGGAATTTCTCGAAAAGCGGGAAAGGCTGCTTCCCTGGATTCAGAGGTTTTCTCCGTATACGCTGGCAAGCCCCGGTGATCCGCCCGTACTGCTTTTTTACGACAACCCGCCCAACCTCGGCCAGCCTTACAAGGACCCGCCGCATTCGGCAAACTTTGGCGCCGGTCTGGCAGAAAAACTCGAGGCGGCGGGAATCGAACACGAGATCAACTACAACAATGACTACTCCCGCATGAAATGGCCGGATTTGTTCGGCTTTCTGCTGGAGAAGCTCAAGCGCAACGATACCAGGTGA
- a CDS encoding LacI family transcriptional regulator: MESSSERVTLQQLARRLGLHHGTVSRALRGHPGIAAETVRRVRELAKALGYQPDPYLAGLSAYRQGRRAPHFTGTLAWVTNWPTRDGWRSNHAFPQYLDGARRRAESLGYKVEEFWIREQGRGAEAALRVLQARGVQGLLLVPQPESHTRLDADLSWFSAVTFGTTLEAPELNAVTSHPYRTMIALLEKLRELGYRRPGLAASWFHEERVNRMWSAGFWAYEAERGRRRGVVPPLLMERLDGGDERGFFGWLRKHRPEVVIATDHGKVRAWLEGAGWKIPEEIGLVPPITSDNSWFSGMNENGPVMGAAAVDLLVSMLHRNERGVPEHPQRVMIKATWVEGKSVRGQ, encoded by the coding sequence ATGGAATCCTCGTCCGAAAGAGTCACGCTCCAACAACTGGCGCGGCGGCTGGGCCTTCATCACGGGACGGTGTCGCGGGCGTTGCGCGGGCATCCGGGGATCGCGGCGGAGACGGTGCGGCGGGTGCGCGAGCTGGCGAAAGCCCTGGGATACCAGCCGGACCCGTATCTGGCGGGTTTGTCCGCATACCGACAGGGGCGGCGGGCTCCGCATTTCACGGGCACGCTGGCATGGGTGACGAACTGGCCGACGCGCGACGGGTGGCGGAGCAATCACGCGTTTCCGCAGTATCTCGACGGGGCGCGGCGGCGCGCGGAATCGCTGGGATACAAGGTCGAGGAATTCTGGATACGCGAGCAAGGGCGCGGCGCGGAGGCGGCGTTGCGGGTGTTGCAGGCGCGGGGTGTGCAGGGGCTGTTGCTGGTGCCGCAACCGGAGTCGCATACGCGGCTGGATGCGGATCTTTCGTGGTTTTCGGCGGTGACGTTCGGCACGACGCTGGAGGCGCCGGAGCTCAACGCGGTGACGAGCCATCCGTATCGCACGATGATTGCGTTGCTGGAGAAGTTGCGCGAGCTGGGTTATCGGAGGCCGGGATTGGCGGCGTCGTGGTTTCACGAGGAGCGGGTCAACCGGATGTGGTCGGCGGGGTTCTGGGCGTACGAGGCGGAGCGCGGCCGGCGGCGGGGCGTGGTGCCGCCGTTGCTGATGGAGCGGCTGGATGGCGGGGACGAAAGGGGGTTTTTCGGGTGGTTGCGCAAGCACCGTCCGGAGGTGGTGATCGCCACGGATCACGGGAAAGTGCGCGCGTGGCTGGAGGGAGCGGGTTGGAAAATCCCGGAGGAAATCGGGTTGGTGCCGCCGATCACGTCGGATAACTCGTGGTTTTCCGGGATGAACGAGAATGGTCCGGTCATGGGGGCGGCGGCGGTGGACCTGCTGGTGAGCATGCTGCACCGCAACGAGCGCGGCGTGCCGGAGCATCCGCAGCGGGTGATGATCAAGGCGACGTGGGTGGAGGGGAAGAGCGTGCGAGGGCAGTGA
- a CDS encoding DNA repair ATPase, with product MIKPLLACPVFAVALFAAGCSSAYYNTLEKFGYAKRDQLVDRVDKAREAQSEAKEQFASALDQFLAVTKADGGELQRRYESLNREYKRSEERAGEVRSRIDAVESVADALFKEWRQEIRQYTNDTLRTESQRQLDTTRRSYDNVIRLMRRAAGRMDPVLATFRDQVLFLKHNLNARALASLDSTNRELQADISRLIADMEASIRESEAFIKNLQAGP from the coding sequence ATGATCAAACCACTTCTTGCCTGTCCCGTTTTTGCGGTCGCCTTGTTCGCCGCCGGCTGCTCCTCCGCCTACTACAACACGTTGGAGAAATTCGGCTACGCCAAGCGCGACCAGTTGGTAGACCGGGTGGACAAGGCCCGGGAGGCCCAGTCGGAGGCGAAGGAGCAGTTCGCCAGCGCGCTTGACCAGTTCCTGGCGGTGACGAAGGCCGACGGGGGCGAACTTCAGCGCAGATACGAGTCGCTGAATCGCGAATACAAACGAAGCGAGGAGCGCGCGGGTGAGGTGCGTTCCCGGATCGACGCCGTGGAGAGCGTGGCCGATGCGCTTTTCAAGGAATGGCGGCAGGAGATCAGGCAATACACCAACGACACGTTGCGGACCGAAAGCCAGCGGCAGCTCGACACGACGCGGCGCAGCTACGACAACGTGATCCGGTTGATGCGCCGCGCCGCGGGGCGGATGGACCCGGTGCTCGCGACGTTCCGCGACCAGGTGCTGTTTCTGAAGCATAACCTGAACGCCCGCGCCCTCGCTTCGCTTGACTCGACCAATCGCGAGCTTCAGGCGGACATCTCGCGGCTCATCGCCGACATGGAGGCGTCGATCCGGGAGTCGGAGGCGTTTATCAAAAACCTGCAAGCCGGCCCGTAA
- a CDS encoding N-terminal cleavage protein: MNPTHKIPRLRSARLSSVVRGFTLVELLTVIAIIGILAAIIIPTVSKVRSTARAASCRSNLRQLGVAGLLYVEENRGRLFPYRGDDQDKGYNWLLRPWAGGETGDQGSTATLPLFICPASQIPVPARIKYPRFTYSINKTLAAVNATTPEPRLDAVPDRSQIIFFGDGAQISSLSSKSASHGFIWNARPIPSNPDAILSPATDPDADDDASAGYFRYRHNGLCQAVFLDGSVRAFKPGEMRNRNYYWPY; the protein is encoded by the coding sequence ATGAACCCCACACACAAAATCCCCCGTCTCCGGTCCGCCCGCCTGTCATCCGTCGTGCGCGGATTCACTCTGGTCGAACTCCTGACCGTGATCGCCATCATCGGCATCCTCGCGGCGATCATCATCCCCACCGTTTCCAAAGTGCGCTCCACCGCCCGCGCCGCGAGTTGTCGCAGCAACCTCCGGCAACTCGGCGTCGCCGGTCTCCTTTATGTGGAGGAAAATCGCGGCAGACTGTTTCCCTACCGCGGCGACGACCAGGACAAAGGCTACAACTGGCTGCTCCGCCCCTGGGCCGGAGGCGAAACCGGCGACCAGGGATCGACCGCCACGCTACCCCTCTTCATTTGTCCCGCCTCGCAAATCCCGGTGCCGGCGCGCATCAAGTATCCGAGATTCACCTACTCCATCAACAAGACCCTTGCCGCGGTCAACGCCACCACGCCCGAACCCCGCCTCGACGCCGTCCCCGACCGCTCGCAGATCATCTTTTTTGGCGATGGAGCCCAGATTTCCTCCTTGTCCTCCAAAAGCGCATCCCACGGTTTTATCTGGAACGCCCGCCCCATCCCGTCCAACCCCGACGCCATCCTTTCCCCCGCCACGGACCCCGATGCCGATGACGACGCCAGCGCCGGTTATTTCCGCTACCGTCACAACGGCCTCTGCCAGGCGGTGTTTCTCGATGGCAGCGTGCGCGCCTTCAAACCCGGCGAGATGCGCAACCGCAACTACTACTGGCCCTACTGA
- a CDS encoding anchor protein — MNTARLLTLALAAGLAAATLPAVTLVTYDFEDTGDLLKPDAASIATGVSAGAITLNNLGTGTGSGYYTYGSNRAITLLPGTAQTSYSVSTVLSNATYLSIKLTVEEGYRLSIDTLSLQAAAGGSAGTHRAFYVFSDLTQFTAPVGSAYANVLLFDRRNQSGFPGTLPIRSEGLKDYSVTLTDSAFKNIAGGTEVEFRIYIQTDSIDRSVDFGNITLTGTLTPIPEPATNALLLALGALAVAGLCRIRSRHDRS, encoded by the coding sequence ATGAACACCGCCCGCCTCCTCACGCTCGCCCTTGCCGCCGGCCTCGCCGCCGCCACGCTGCCGGCTGTCACCCTCGTCACTTACGATTTCGAAGACACCGGCGACCTCCTCAAACCCGATGCCGCCAGCATCGCCACCGGCGTCAGTGCCGGCGCGATCACACTCAACAATCTCGGGACCGGAACCGGTAGCGGCTATTATACCTACGGCAGCAACCGTGCCATCACCCTGCTTCCCGGCACTGCCCAAACCTCCTATTCTGTTTCAACCGTTCTCTCCAATGCCACTTATCTGTCCATCAAACTCACGGTCGAAGAGGGCTACAGGCTCTCAATCGACACGCTTTCGCTTCAGGCCGCTGCTGGCGGCTCTGCCGGCACCCATCGCGCCTTCTATGTATTTTCCGATCTCACCCAATTCACCGCTCCCGTCGGAAGTGCCTACGCCAATGTCCTTCTCTTTGACCGGAGGAACCAATCCGGTTTCCCCGGCACTCTGCCCATCCGCAGCGAAGGGCTGAAAGACTACTCCGTCACCCTCACCGATTCCGCCTTCAAGAACATCGCCGGTGGCACCGAAGTTGAATTCCGCATCTATATCCAGACCGATTCCATCGATCGGTCCGTTGACTTCGGCAACATCACCCTTACCGGCACCCTCACCCCCATTCCCGAACCCGCCACCAACGCCCTCCTCCTCGCCCTCGGCGCTCTTGCCGTCGCCGGCCTCTGCCGCATCCGCTCCCGCCACGACCGCAGTTGA
- a CDS encoding LacI family transcriptional regulator: protein MNSASGRVTIQQLARSLGLHHSTVSRALSGHPKIAPETGRRVRELAEKLDYRPDPYLAGLSAYQRGRQAARFTGTLAWVTNWPTRDGWRSNHAFPQYLEGARRRADALGYKVEEFWIREQGHSPDAALRVLRARGVQGLLWVPQPESHTRLDADLSRFSAVTFGFTLESPALHTVTSHAYRTMIALLERLTALGYRRPGLAASAFCEERVNRMWSAAFWAFEAQRGKRRGVVPPLVMETPTAAELQAWVRRQRPDVVIVTDLADMQAWIEEGGWKIPEEIGVVPTITSDNSFLSGMNENGPVIGAAAVDLLVSMLHRNERGVPEHPQRVMIDATWVDGKSVRTQQKGGNKTKADLAA, encoded by the coding sequence ATGAATTCTGCTTCCGGGAGGGTGACCATCCAGCAACTGGCGCGGAGCCTGGGCCTGCACCACAGCACGGTGTCGCGGGCCTTGAGCGGGCATCCGAAAATCGCGCCGGAGACGGGACGGCGTGTGCGCGAACTGGCGGAAAAGCTGGACTACCGGCCCGATCCTTACCTGGCGGGTTTGTCCGCTTACCAGCGCGGACGGCAAGCGGCGCGCTTCACGGGCACGCTGGCGTGGGTGACGAACTGGCCGACGCGCGACGGGTGGCGGAGCAACCACGCCTTCCCGCAGTATCTCGAGGGGGCGCGGCGGCGGGCCGACGCGCTGGGCTACAAGGTCGAGGAATTCTGGATACGGGAACAGGGGCACAGTCCGGACGCAGCGTTGCGGGTGTTGCGGGCGCGGGGCGTGCAGGGGCTTTTGTGGGTGCCGCAGCCGGAGTCGCACACGAGGCTGGATGCGGACCTGTCGCGATTCTCGGCGGTGACGTTCGGGTTCACGCTGGAATCGCCGGCACTGCACACGGTGACGAGCCACGCTTACCGGACAATGATTGCGTTGCTGGAGAGATTGACGGCTCTCGGCTATCGCCGGCCGGGGCTGGCGGCGTCGGCGTTTTGCGAGGAGCGGGTGAACCGGATGTGGTCGGCGGCGTTCTGGGCGTTCGAGGCGCAGCGCGGAAAGCGGCGCGGCGTGGTGCCGCCGCTGGTCATGGAAACGCCGACGGCGGCGGAGCTTCAGGCGTGGGTCAGGAGACAGCGTCCGGATGTGGTGATCGTCACCGATCTCGCGGACATGCAGGCGTGGATCGAGGAGGGAGGCTGGAAAATACCGGAGGAAATCGGCGTGGTGCCGACCATCACGTCGGACAATTCGTTTCTGTCGGGCATGAACGAAAACGGTCCCGTGATCGGCGCCGCCGCCGTGGACCTGCTGGTGAGCATGCTGCACCGCAACGAGCGCGGCGTGCCGGAGCATCCCCAGCGGGTGATGATCGACGCCACCTGGGTCGACGGGAAAAGCGTGCGGACGCAGCAAAAGGGGGGAAACAAGACAAAAGCCGACCTCGCCGCCTGA
- a CDS encoding N-acetylglutamate synthase, giving the protein MKPADLRGILNYVPRFQGQIFVIAVDGSIVADENFSNLLVDIAVLRSLGIRVVIVHGIGRQIGELSVARHIPISNHDGTGVTDAATLDLAVRASARVSQLIMEGLTQNALKCAITNAVRALPVGIIRGVDQQFTGKVDRIDKEFVDHLLGAAILPIIQPVGYAPDGRPFRINSDLLASEVAEALGASKIIYLVPRGGLEIDGEVRRDIAVESLRQLLATPAGAGRIAGECRSKATHAVRAIAAGVPRVHIVDGRAYDGLINEIFSNEGVGTLIYGNDYQQIRQARKSDTRFIWSLTRAAVRREELLHRTQQAIEKNIDQFFVYEIDENIIACVTLWFYTDRPELAEVGSLYVMPFYQNRGVGRKLVDYACLRAKERGAKTVVALSTQSFSFFTSIMGFEEADKSILPEARLRSYEDSGRNAKVLRKGL; this is encoded by the coding sequence ATCAAGCCCGCCGACCTTCGCGGCATCCTCAACTACGTGCCGCGTTTCCAGGGGCAGATCTTCGTGATCGCCGTCGACGGCTCCATCGTGGCCGACGAGAATTTCAGCAACCTGCTCGTCGATATCGCCGTGCTCCGCAGCCTCGGCATCCGGGTCGTGATCGTCCACGGCATCGGCCGGCAGATCGGGGAACTCTCGGTGGCGCGCCACATCCCCATCTCCAACCACGACGGCACCGGCGTCACCGACGCCGCCACGCTCGACCTCGCCGTCCGCGCCTCGGCCCGCGTCTCGCAACTCATCATGGAAGGCCTGACGCAGAACGCGCTGAAGTGCGCCATCACCAATGCGGTGCGCGCGCTTCCCGTCGGCATCATCCGCGGTGTGGACCAGCAGTTCACCGGCAAGGTGGATCGCATCGACAAGGAGTTTGTCGATCACCTCCTCGGCGCCGCCATCCTCCCGATCATCCAGCCGGTCGGCTACGCGCCGGACGGGCGGCCGTTCCGGATCAACTCCGACCTGCTGGCGAGCGAGGTCGCGGAGGCGCTCGGCGCTTCGAAAATCATTTACCTGGTGCCGCGCGGCGGGCTCGAAATCGATGGCGAGGTACGCCGCGATATCGCTGTGGAATCGCTGCGGCAGCTCCTCGCGACACCGGCCGGGGCCGGCCGCATCGCCGGCGAATGCCGGAGCAAGGCGACCCATGCCGTGCGCGCCATCGCCGCGGGGGTGCCGCGCGTGCACATCGTGGACGGCCGGGCCTACGACGGGCTGATCAACGAGATTTTTTCCAACGAGGGCGTCGGCACGCTGATCTACGGCAACGATTACCAGCAGATCCGCCAGGCGCGCAAAAGCGACACGCGCTTCATCTGGAGCCTCACGCGGGCGGCCGTGCGCCGCGAGGAGCTGCTGCACCGCACCCAGCAGGCCATCGAGAAAAACATCGACCAGTTTTTCGTTTACGAGATCGACGAGAACATCATCGCCTGCGTCACCCTCTGGTTTTACACGGACCGGCCGGAACTGGCCGAAGTGGGTTCGCTTTACGTGATGCCTTTTTACCAGAATCGCGGCGTGGGCCGGAAGCTGGTGGACTACGCCTGCCTGCGTGCGAAGGAGCGGGGGGCGAAGACCGTGGTGGCGCTTTCGACGCAGAGTTTTTCGTTCTTCACGTCGATCATGGGCTTCGAGGAGGCGGACAAGTCGATCCTGCCCGAGGCGCGGCTGCGGAGTTACGAGGACAGCGGCCGGAATGCGAAGGTGCTGCGCAAGGGGTTGTAG
- a CDS encoding HNH endonuclease: MEAVLEQPVLVLNRLWQAVNVIGAKRAFALLARGHANVVHHHEDDFRVFSFMDWMDFSRHNPPVEELDMVHTPRTVIRLPRVILLTWFDKLPRKEVKLTRNNVFERDKDTCQYCGQIFNREDLNLDHVIPRDRGGRTTWENIVCSCIPCNSRKANRLPHEARMRLIRKPVRPKWRPVISLVLSNQQRERWKDFLDLAYWNVELEE, from the coding sequence ATGGAGGCCGTGCTCGAACAACCTGTGCTGGTTCTGAATCGCCTTTGGCAGGCCGTGAACGTCATCGGCGCCAAACGGGCCTTCGCGCTTCTCGCGCGAGGACACGCCAACGTCGTCCACCATCACGAGGACGACTTTCGCGTGTTCAGCTTCATGGACTGGATGGATTTCTCCCGGCACAACCCCCCGGTCGAGGAACTCGACATGGTGCACACCCCCCGCACCGTCATCCGCCTGCCCCGCGTCATCCTGCTCACCTGGTTCGACAAACTGCCGCGCAAGGAGGTCAAGCTGACGCGCAACAACGTCTTCGAGCGCGACAAGGACACCTGTCAGTATTGCGGCCAGATTTTCAACCGCGAGGATCTCAACCTCGACCACGTCATCCCGCGCGATCGCGGCGGACGCACCACCTGGGAAAACATCGTGTGTTCGTGCATCCCGTGCAATTCGCGCAAGGCCAACCGCCTGCCGCACGAGGCCCGCATGCGGCTCATCCGCAAGCCCGTCCGCCCCAAATGGCGCCCGGTGATCTCGCTCGTCCTCAGCAACCAGCAGCGCGAACGCTGGAAAGACTTCCTCGATCTGGCTTACTGGAACGTCGAGCTGGAGGAGTGA